In a single window of the bacterium genome:
- a CDS encoding bifunctional oligoribonuclease/PAP phosphatase NrnA, with protein sequence MNEVLKVLQERDNFIITSHIRPDGDSIGSQISLFLILKGLGKRVIIINEDNPPPHFSFLPHLSEILPPDDNRKDVALILDVNEIERLGVRTKKIIERIPLKINIDHHLGGGIGNVNWIDEKASSVCEMIYRLLIGLSKKPNKDIALLLYVGIATDTGFFSFRNTTPSALRICASLLEYGIEPSEIKEKLYSTKSLDELRLFGKALSNLKMNGSIVSARITEKMIKEANREPETGTLLDLMRGIKDSRVILLFRELSPSRTKVSLRSKEGLDVRSIAVLFGGGGHLCAAGCILSLPIDEAEEKIMSCLIKL encoded by the coding sequence ATGAATGAAGTTTTAAAGGTCTTACAAGAGAGGGATAATTTTATTATAACATCCCATATCCGTCCAGATGGAGACTCAATTGGAAGCCAGATATCCCTTTTTCTTATCCTTAAAGGTTTGGGGAAAAGGGTTATAATTATAAATGAGGATAATCCACCGCCTCATTTCTCCTTCCTCCCCCATCTTTCGGAAATATTACCACCCGATGATAATAGAAAAGATGTAGCCTTAATTCTTGATGTAAATGAGATAGAAAGGCTAGGGGTTAGGACAAAAAAAATAATTGAAAGAATCCCTTTAAAGATAAATATTGACCATCACCTTGGAGGTGGTATAGGAAATGTAAATTGGATAGATGAGAAGGCATCATCTGTCTGTGAGATGATCTATAGGCTTTTAATAGGGCTTTCAAAAAAACCAAACAAAGATATAGCCCTTCTTCTATATGTTGGTATAGCAACCGATACAGGGTTTTTTAGCTTCAGAAACACAACGCCTAGTGCTTTAAGAATATGTGCAAGTCTCCTTGAATATGGAATAGAGCCATCCGAAATAAAAGAAAAGCTTTATAGCACAAAGAGTTTAGACGAATTAAGGCTCTTTGGAAAGGCATTATCTAATCTTAAAATGAATGGTTCTATTGTTTCAGCAAGGATTACAGAAAAGATGATAAAGGAGGCTAATAGAGAACCAGAAACAGGCACATTGCTTGATCTGATGAGAGGGATAAAGGATAGCAGAGTCATTCTTTTATTCAGGGAGCTTTCTCCTTCCAGGACAAAGGTTTCTTTAAGGTCAAAAGAAGGTCTTGATGTAAGGAGTATAGCAGTTCTCTTTGGTGGCGGTGGTCACCTCTGTGCCGCTGGTTGTATTCTTTCTCTTCCCATAGACGAGGCAGAAGAAAAGATAATGTCATGCCTCATAAAATTATGA
- the rbfA gene encoding 30S ribosome-binding factor RbfA, translated as MDKRKERVAQAIREKIGEFILKEISSNDLLSVTRVKLTGDLREAKVYISSLTNEKECLKGLKRAKPSIRAYLAKEINLRYTPDLTFFIEEDE; from the coding sequence ATGGATAAAAGAAAAGAAAGGGTTGCGCAAGCTATAAGGGAGAAGATAGGTGAATTTATCCTAAAGGAGATAAGTAGCAATGACCTCCTTTCGGTTACAAGGGTTAAGCTGACAGGCGACCTGAGGGAGGCAAAGGTTTATATAAGCAGCTTAACAAATGAAAAGGAGTGCCTTAAGGGTTTAAAGAGGGCGAAGCCTTCTATCAGGGCATATTTAGCAAAAGAGATTAACCTTCGCTATACACCAGACCTAACATTTTTTATTGAAGAAGATGAATGA